A stretch of the Actinomyces qiguomingii genome encodes the following:
- a CDS encoding 1,4-dihydroxy-2-naphthoate polyprenyltransferase yields MEVVRLRTLPAAVAPVILGAGAASALGAVSGPRVLLAAGVALALQIGSNLANDYSDGVRGTDDERTGPPRLTASGRVDPRRVKYAAFGCFGLAGVLGLVLVALAGQWWLLGAGAAAVAAAWFYTGGSHPYGYAGLGEVFVFIFFGLMATCGTVYVQAGGVPGWLWPAACGIGLIACSLLMVNNLRDITTDPRHGKMTLAVRLGDRRARGAFVVMVTVPVVLAVVAVVWARADLMVRAPGGSSWAWPGVIALLVGVLAVMAARTLRPVLSGATGRALIPALRDAGLYELAYGGALALALIAAA; encoded by the coding sequence ATGGAGGTGGTGCGCCTGCGCACGCTGCCCGCGGCCGTCGCTCCGGTCATCCTTGGAGCAGGCGCCGCCTCGGCTTTGGGGGCGGTATCCGGGCCTCGAGTCTTGCTGGCGGCGGGCGTTGCCCTAGCGCTGCAGATCGGTTCGAATCTGGCCAACGACTACTCCGATGGCGTACGCGGAACTGATGACGAGCGCACCGGTCCTCCCCGGCTGACCGCCTCCGGCCGGGTCGACCCGCGCAGGGTAAAATACGCGGCCTTCGGCTGCTTCGGCCTTGCCGGCGTGCTCGGACTCGTGCTGGTGGCCCTGGCCGGCCAGTGGTGGCTGTTGGGGGCAGGGGCGGCAGCGGTGGCGGCCGCGTGGTTCTACACCGGAGGTTCGCATCCTTACGGCTACGCCGGACTCGGTGAGGTTTTCGTCTTCATCTTCTTCGGTTTGATGGCGACTTGCGGAACCGTCTATGTGCAGGCCGGGGGCGTGCCCGGGTGGCTATGGCCTGCGGCCTGCGGCATCGGCCTGATCGCTTGTTCCCTGCTTATGGTCAACAATCTGCGTGACATTACTACCGATCCGCGCCACGGGAAGATGACACTGGCCGTGCGATTGGGGGATCGCCGCGCCCGGGGTGCCTTCGTGGTCATGGTGACGGTGCCGGTCGTACTGGCGGTCGTGGCCGTGGTGTGGGCGCGCGCTGATCTGATGGTGCGGGCACCGGGCGGCTCGTCATGGGCTTGGCCGGGCGTTATTGCACTTCTGGTAGGGGTGCTGGCAGTCATGGCCGCCCGCACGCTGCGGCCGGTGTTGTCCGGGGCGACCGGGCGCGCACTCATTCCGGCACTACGCGACGCCGGGCTGTACGAACTCGCCTATGGCGGAGCCCTGGCACTCGCATTGATCGCGGCGGCGTGA
- a CDS encoding ABC transporter substrate-binding protein: MSTPENAPTPGQDSADDAATAPTENASAPETGGVGQAAVAGEVTAENAAAILASDDANEPTESASARAHLSRRRLLAVGGLAAAAVAGGAAWLTLRRTNSGLVGAAEQLPLVIGGDICAAPLYAAYHQGYFDDAGLNVTLARTQRTEDTKDALSAGKYIGAPGIFFSWLEPIYNGINAKLTAGFHSGCLQLVVNNDSPISSYADLKGATIGVPSLASSAFAYFSIGLAKAGINVDPEHGDITWTTIDEDSLGTRLTNGDVDAIMGSDPAPLLPVFDGTAHVIESNDDEPFCCSVALNGDFVANRPEDAKALTEAWLKGSDYLAASQANRREIAKIEVDNNYVAAEQSLVEQVLETYGWEASATAFREAIEPGIEDFKLTGYIDAGIGAAELADTVYTDLGINR, translated from the coding sequence ATGTCCACTCCTGAGAACGCCCCCACCCCAGGCCAGGACTCCGCCGACGACGCCGCTACCGCACCCACGGAGAACGCCTCCGCCCCCGAAACCGGCGGGGTCGGACAGGCCGCGGTCGCCGGCGAAGTCACCGCCGAGAACGCCGCCGCGATCCTAGCCTCCGATGATGCCAATGAGCCCACCGAGTCAGCCAGCGCGCGCGCTCACCTGTCGCGCCGTCGCCTGCTCGCCGTTGGCGGGCTTGCCGCTGCGGCCGTAGCCGGCGGCGCCGCCTGGCTAACGCTGCGCCGCACCAACTCCGGCCTTGTAGGTGCGGCCGAACAGCTGCCGCTGGTGATCGGCGGCGACATCTGCGCCGCCCCGCTTTACGCCGCCTACCACCAGGGCTACTTCGACGACGCCGGGCTGAACGTCACCTTGGCCCGCACTCAGCGCACCGAGGACACCAAGGACGCCCTCAGCGCCGGGAAGTACATCGGCGCCCCCGGCATCTTCTTCTCCTGGTTGGAGCCCATCTACAACGGCATCAACGCCAAGCTGACCGCCGGCTTCCACTCCGGTTGCCTGCAGCTGGTGGTCAACAACGACTCTCCGATCTCCTCCTACGCGGACCTGAAGGGAGCCACCATCGGCGTCCCCTCCCTGGCCTCCTCGGCCTTCGCCTACTTCTCGATCGGCCTGGCCAAGGCCGGCATCAACGTCGACCCCGAGCACGGTGACATCACGTGGACCACCATCGACGAGGACTCCCTGGGCACACGCCTGACCAACGGCGACGTCGATGCGATCATGGGCTCGGATCCGGCCCCGCTGTTGCCCGTATTCGACGGCACAGCCCATGTGATCGAGTCCAATGATGATGAGCCCTTCTGCTGCTCAGTGGCCCTGAACGGCGATTTCGTGGCCAACCGACCCGAGGACGCCAAGGCGCTGACGGAGGCGTGGCTGAAGGGGTCGGACTACCTGGCGGCCTCGCAGGCTAACCGCCGGGAGATCGCCAAGATCGAGGTCGACAACAACTACGTGGCCGCCGAGCAGTCCCTGGTGGAGCAGGTGCTGGAGACCTATGGCTGGGAGGCCTCGGCCACTGCCTTCCGCGAGGCCATCGAACCGGGCATCGAGGACTTCAAGCTCACCGGCTATATCGACGCCGGCATTGGTGCCGCCGAGCTCGCCGACACCGTGTACACGGACCTGGGGATCAACCGGTGA
- a CDS encoding ABC transporter permease — protein sequence MSAQAQTDAAAGQPVPAEDSASADAAATPPDRPAAPRPSAEAHRRARLSRLAGAALAIWVLYAAVVAAVPDAADARTASTTPLLALVGAWLVALGVWTAVALVRPGTSAAGALAHRLPWIIFFGAWFIVWQLTTVKSGLLDPPYFVAPEVLIEAFLGDWTLLARCLGSSALLFLTGYAVGSVLGFVTGLLMGWSRRADYWLHPLLQTVGPVPAASLLPLAVLILPTTYTSAAFIVAFGAWFPMATMTRAGVHAVPRSYFDVARTLGAGESFLVRRIAIPAALPEMLTGLFTGLGTSLAALMTAELVGVDQGLAWYINWVKGWADYPRMYVGLAVLIIFCRALMILLFKLRSSLLAWQQNLVRW from the coding sequence GTGAGCGCCCAAGCACAGACGGATGCGGCGGCGGGGCAGCCCGTCCCCGCTGAAGACTCGGCCTCGGCCGATGCTGCTGCGACGCCGCCCGACCGCCCAGCGGCACCGCGCCCCTCCGCGGAGGCACACCGGCGCGCCCGCCTGAGCCGGCTCGCCGGGGCGGCGCTTGCCATCTGGGTCCTGTATGCCGCCGTCGTCGCGGCGGTGCCCGACGCGGCCGACGCGCGCACGGCCAGCACGACGCCGCTGCTGGCGCTGGTCGGCGCCTGGCTTGTGGCGCTGGGGGTGTGGACGGCGGTAGCCCTGGTTCGCCCGGGAACCTCCGCCGCGGGGGCACTCGCGCACCGACTGCCCTGGATCATCTTCTTTGGGGCCTGGTTCATCGTCTGGCAGCTGACCACGGTGAAGTCCGGGCTGCTGGACCCGCCCTACTTCGTCGCCCCGGAGGTGCTTATCGAGGCCTTCCTGGGCGACTGGACGCTGCTGGCGCGCTGCCTGGGCTCCTCCGCGCTGCTGTTCCTGACCGGCTACGCCGTCGGGTCGGTACTCGGCTTCGTCACGGGCCTGCTCATGGGCTGGTCGCGGAGGGCCGACTACTGGCTGCATCCGCTGCTGCAGACGGTTGGGCCGGTTCCGGCGGCTTCACTGCTGCCGCTGGCGGTGCTCATCCTGCCGACGACGTACACATCGGCTGCTTTCATTGTCGCCTTCGGGGCCTGGTTCCCCATGGCGACCATGACCCGTGCCGGTGTGCATGCGGTCCCGCGCTCATACTTCGACGTCGCCCGCACACTGGGGGCCGGCGAGTCCTTCCTGGTTCGTCGCATCGCCATTCCGGCGGCCCTGCCCGAAATGCTCACCGGATTGTTCACGGGCCTTGGCACGAGCCTGGCGGCGCTGATGACGGCGGAGTTGGTGGGGGTCGACCAGGGGCTGGCCTGGTACATCAACTGGGTTAAGGGGTGGGCCGACTACCCGCGCATGTATGTGGGCCTGGCGGTACTGATCATCTTCTGCCGCGCCTTGATGATTCTGCTGTTCAAACTGCGCTCCTCGCTGCTGGCCTGGCAGCAGAACCTGGTGAGGTGGTAA
- a CDS encoding ABC transporter ATP-binding protein, with protein sequence MTASTPSAAAATSASSQADTAYAPATVPTGRGARVRLTGISHHYPLRHDVDHGWVPALMRLVSPAARARHAAEAAKPDQLPVLDGIDLDIAPGEFVSLVGPSGCGKSTILRLLSGLEIPGRGGVVVDGEAVTGTAPERALAFQDATLLPWRTVRENVALGPQARGRTEPRRVEAALEVVGLRDFAEAYPTTLSGGMAQRAALARALVNRPRLFLLDEPFGKLDALTRLTLQDEIASLWASQGFTAVLVTHDVEEALRLSNRVIVLSERPAHVVEDIRVPEGLGSDEATAEFQRLRRHILALLGR encoded by the coding sequence ATGACTGCTTCGACACCCTCCGCTGCCGCCGCGACTTCTGCGTCATCCCAGGCGGACACCGCGTACGCTCCCGCCACCGTCCCCACCGGCCGCGGGGCGCGGGTGCGCCTGACCGGTATCAGCCACCACTACCCGCTGCGACACGATGTAGACCACGGCTGGGTGCCGGCCCTCATGCGGTTGGTTTCTCCCGCCGCCCGTGCCCGCCACGCGGCCGAGGCCGCTAAGCCGGATCAGTTGCCGGTACTGGACGGCATCGACCTGGACATCGCGCCGGGTGAGTTTGTCTCCCTGGTGGGCCCCTCCGGCTGCGGCAAGTCCACGATCTTACGCCTGCTGTCGGGTCTGGAGATCCCCGGCCGGGGCGGTGTAGTCGTCGACGGCGAGGCCGTGACCGGCACCGCCCCCGAGCGGGCCCTGGCCTTCCAGGACGCCACGCTGCTGCCGTGGCGCACGGTGCGGGAGAACGTCGCTCTGGGTCCGCAGGCGCGCGGCCGCACGGAGCCGCGGCGGGTCGAGGCGGCGCTGGAAGTGGTGGGGCTGCGCGACTTCGCCGAGGCTTACCCGACCACGCTGTCCGGTGGTATGGCGCAGCGCGCGGCCCTGGCCCGTGCCCTGGTCAACCGTCCGCGCCTGTTCCTGCTGGATGAGCCCTTCGGCAAGCTCGACGCGCTCACCCGGCTGACCCTGCAGGATGAGATCGCCTCCCTGTGGGCCTCCCAGGGCTTCACGGCGGTGCTGGTCACCCACGACGTGGAGGAGGCGCTGCGCCTGTCCAACCGCGTCATCGTGCTCTCCGAGCGGCCCGCGCACGTGGTGGAGGACATTCGCGTGCCCGAGGGGCTGGGGAGCGACGAGGCCACTGCCGAGTTCCAGCGGTTGCGGCGCCACATCCTCGCGCTTCTGGGCCGCTGA
- a CDS encoding YagU family protein, with amino-acid sequence MPAWITHLLGSTEPSRRRLGVATLVGLIAGAFSALVKFGWEVPFPPRTPGIRSDTNPPQAMLEWFGMSPETSHLTITFSNNELPIMSFIVHFSFAIVFGLIYCIAAEYFPRIKLWQGAVFGVFVYVGAHVIVMPLLGWAPNPFPWIDGAQTWSEHFSEFFGHIVWMWSIEIVRRDLRNRITREPDAEFALEAATR; translated from the coding sequence ATGCCCGCCTGGATCACCCACCTGCTCGGCTCGACCGAGCCGTCCCGCCGCCGCCTCGGCGTGGCCACACTCGTCGGCCTGATCGCCGGCGCCTTCTCCGCCCTGGTCAAGTTCGGCTGGGAGGTACCCTTCCCGCCGCGCACACCCGGCATCCGCTCGGACACGAACCCGCCCCAGGCCATGCTGGAGTGGTTCGGCATGTCCCCGGAAACCTCGCACCTGACGATCACGTTCTCCAACAACGAGCTGCCGATCATGTCCTTCATCGTGCACTTCAGCTTCGCGATCGTCTTCGGCCTGATCTACTGCATCGCCGCCGAGTACTTCCCACGGATCAAGCTGTGGCAGGGTGCCGTCTTCGGCGTCTTCGTGTACGTGGGCGCGCACGTGATCGTCATGCCCCTGCTGGGCTGGGCACCCAACCCCTTCCCCTGGATCGATGGCGCCCAGACCTGGTCGGAGCACTTCTCGGAGTTCTTCGGCCACATCGTGTGGATGTGGTCCATCGAGATCGTGCGCCGCGACCTGCGTAACCGCATCACCCGCGAGCCCGACGCGGAGTTCGCCCTGGAGGCTGCCACTCGCTGA